The Flaviramulus sp. BrNp1-15 genome includes the window CAACTAAAAGCAAACATATTATTAAGTTTTTTTTCATAAGTGGTGTTTTAAAATTAATCATTTTCTTCTTCATCTTTTTCTTCCGACACTTTATTCCAAACCTTAATTTTATCACCTTCTTTTACTCCTTCTGTAATTTCAATATTTATTCCATCAGACAGTCCTAATTCTACATTTTTCTTTTCATATTTCCCATCCTCTAATTTAATCTCAACAAAAGGTTTTTCAGTAATTCTATTATATTGAAGCAGTGCTTCTTTAATAGCTAAAACACTGTCTTTACTTTCTATTTCAATCTCTGCATTAGCACTATAACCTGCTCTAATATTAGTAATGGAATCTATTTTTACATTCGCTTTAATTGTAAATTGAACAGCTCCATTTTCTTCTTGCCCCTTTGGTGCTACAAATGTTAATTTAGCTGGAAATTCTTTTTCTCCTATAGCTCCTAGAATAACTTTAATATCTTTACCTTCTTGAATTTTACCTACTTCAGCCTCATCTACTTTTCCTTCAAAAATCATTAAACTCATATCTGCAATAGTAGCAATAGTAGTTCCTGCGTTAAAGTTGTTACTTTGAATAACCTGATCGCCTTCACGAACTGGGATTTCTAAAATAGTTCCAGAGATTTGTGCAATTATGTTTGTGTTTGCAGAACTTCCTCCTGAAATAGAACCACGTTTTATAATTTGATAATCGTTTTGCGCTTGATTTAGCGTTTCTCTAGCTTGATTATATGAAAGCTCACTATTTTCAAAATCTTGGATTGAAATTACACCTTTATCAAAAAGTTTTTTATTTCTATCGTAAAGCACCTTGGCATTATCAAAAGATAGTTTTGCTGAAGATATTCTACTGCTTGCGCTTACTAAGCTCTGTTCGTTAGGCACTACTCTAATCTTTGCAATTAAATCACCTTTTCTAACCAAATCACCTTCTTCTACTAGTATTTTATCAACTATTCCAGAGATTTGAGGTTTTAACTCAATCTCCTCCTCTGGATTTAATTTACCTGTAGCTACAGCTTTTGTATTAATAGATGTATAAAAAGGCTCTTCAACTTTAAAGTCTTCGATCTCTTTTGAATTTGCATCTTTAAAGTACTTTAATACGAATACTAAAAGTATTAAAACAACTATACCTAAAATAATTTTTACTGTTTTATTCATTTCTATTTTTTGATTGTTTATTCTTCTCTTAATGCTTCAATAGGTTTAACACTTGTTGCTTTAAATGCCGGTATTAAACCAATTAATGTGCCTAATGCTACTAAAATTAATAAGGCAATAAATACTACAAGTAAAGACACTGATGAATTAACTAATGTAGCATCATCGCCTTGACCATAAGCAGAATCTAATGCTATTAAAATCCAGCCTCCGGTTATTATACCAAAAATACCTGCAACTAAAGTTAAAAACACAGCTTCTACTACAATTTGTCTTTTAATTTCAAAAGGTGTAGCACCTAATGCTCGTCGCACACCTATTTCTTTAGTACGTTCTTTTACTGTAATTAGTAATATATTGCCAATGGCAAAAATGCCTGCGATTAATGTAGCAATTCCAACAAACCATGTTAAAAATTGCATACCAGTTAAAAAGCCTGTTATTTTTTTAAAATCGGCACCTAAATTATAACTACCAAGTGCTCGATTATCATCTGGGTGAATTTTATTTAAATTCTTTAATAATAATTTAGCATCTTCTTCAATTTGTTTAATGTTATATTCTGGCTTTCCGGTTATCATCATCCATCCAATTCTATCGCCTTGATTATATACTTGTTGAAATGTGTCAAAAGGAATGTGAATATCTGACTGTGGACCTCCAAAATTACTGACTTCAAAAACACCTATAACTGTAAAATTAAGACTGTTTATTTTAATAAGCCTACCTATTGGCTCAACATCTTTTTTAAATATTTGCTTATATATGTCTTCTGAAATAACAGCTACTTTACGCTTACTATCAATATCATTTTGATTTATAAAACGACCTTTTAATAAATCTTTTTTCTGAACCACATCCAGCAATGGTAAATCTCCAGCTACATTAAACGTTCCTGATAATTCACCATTAACCACAAAACCAGAACTTTGATTTCTAGGAACTACAAACTCTATACCTTCTACTGCAGATTCTATTTTTCTGGTATCAGTTAATTTAAGTGTTACTGCTTTTCCTTCTTGAAAGCCCTTAAATGGCTTGCTGGTATTTTGCCCCCAAATAAAAACACTATTAGTAGCAAAATCTCCAAAAGCCCTGTTAAAAGAGTTTTCCATACCTCTAGCTGCACCTAACAACCCTATTAGAAGTAATATTCCCCACCAAACACCTATCATTGTAATAATAGTACGTAGCTTGTTTTTGGTTATACTTTCGTAAACCTCTTGCCATGTATCTCTATCGAATAAAAATCTAAACATAATTAATCGTTTCTTAAGGCTACTATAGGTTTAATTTTAGATGCTTTTTTTGCAGGTAAATATCCTGCCAATGCACCAGCTGCAACTAATATAATTGTGGCTACAACCACTATTGATGTACTTACACCTGGGTCTTTTATAAAATAATCTACTAGAACTGGTTCTGCCCATTTTAATATACCAACACCAATTAACAAGCCTAAATATCCAGCTATAGCTGTAATAACAATAGATTCAATTAAAATGATAGAAACAATAGACTTTGGTGCGGCACCTAAGGCTTTACGAATACCTATTTCTTTAGTTCGTTCCTTTACAATAAATATCATAATGTTACTAATACCCACAATACCAGCAATAAGAGTTCCTAGACCAATAATAAAAATTATAACACTTAAAACAGTGGTAAATTGATTTACTCCTTTTGTTTGTTGTGCCATATTAAAAACTCTTATAGCTCTTTGATCGCTTGGAGCAACGTCAAATTTTTTCTTAAGGTCTTTTTCTAAATCAAAACCAAAAGCTATGGCTTGGTTTAATTTGAGTTTGGGATTATAGGTGAGATTTATTTGATCGATATAATCGTTATTGCCGTAAATTTGTTGTGCTGTAGAAATTGGCATATACATTAAGCGTTCTTCATTATCGCCTCCATCATCGGTGAAAGTACCAACAACTTTATATTGCACGCCACTTAAATTTATATACTTACCAATAGCTGTTGTTTTTTTAAATAAGTCTTCTTCAACCAATCTTCCTATAACAACTACTTTCGTGTTGTTTTTTAAGTCGTTTTGATTAATATATCGTCCTTCTTTTATTTTTGTTTTTTCAAGATATTGGTGGTCTGGGTGAACAGCTCTTAAACTATAACTGTTTTTTTCGCCTCTAAAAGATGCATTAACGTTTCTGTACAATCTTGCAGTTATATATTGTACTTTATCATCAAATTCGTCTTTTATAAAATCAATATCTTCATTTTTTAATTGAATACGTCTTCCTGCCTGTAATCCTTTATGAGCTTTTGTTGTTCTACCCACACGTACAAACACTCCGTTATTAGCATCATCAACAAAAGCATCTTTAAATGTGTTTTCAAGACCATTGGCAATACCAATAAGTATGGTGAAAAGCATTATGGCAAATGCCACAGTAAAACCAGAAAGTATGGATCTGGTTCTGTTTTTATTCATACTTTGTATTATTTCACGCCAAGTATCTAAATCAAACATATTGTTCTGCTCTTACTTGATTTACTTTTTTGTCTTCCATAATAACTCCATCTCGAAGTCTTACAATACGTTTACACATATTAGCAATATCTTCCTCGTGAGTTACCATCAAAATAGTTTTTCCTTCATCATTCAATTGCTGAATGAATGCCATAATTTCGTAAGATGTAGTTGTATCTAATGCTCCCGTTGGTTCATCAGCTAAGAGTAATTTGGGGTTTGCAGCTAAAGCTCTGGCAATAGCAACACGTTGGTTTTGACCACCAGAAAGTTCTTTTGGTAAGTGATGCGCCCAATCTGCTAATCCTACCTTTTCAAGGTGGAAAAGTGCTTTTTCCTGTCGCTCTTTACGCTTCATGCCTTGATAATATAAAGGTAAAGCTACATTTTCAAGAGCATTTTTATAATTTATCAGATTAAAGGATTGAAAAATAAATCCTAAAAATTTATTTCTGTAAACCGCTGCTTTTTTTTCTGTAAGATCTTTAATAGGTAAACCATCTAATATATATTCTCCTGAATCTGCTTCATCTAACATACCTATAATGTTTAATAACGTGGATTTTCCAGAACCCGAAGATCCCATGATAGCAACCATTTCGCCTTCTTCAACATTAAGGTCAATTCCTTTTAAAACATGTAAACTGGAGTCTCCTATAGGATAGGATTTGTGTAGTTGATTTATCTTTAGCATTACTTTGATTGATTAGTGAAACTACAAGAGCTTTACAATTAGACTTACAACGTAAAGAAATGTTACAAAAAACGATAAAAAAAAATTTTGTTACTTTTTTAACGTATTGTACTTTCTATATATAAAATAGCCAAGACCAGCAACAAGAATGTATGGTATTGCCATTAAATATACAATACCATCATTTATTCCTTCTGCAGCAGTTTGTCCTTCTTCACTTTCTAAAACAGCACGACACATAGCACATTGTGCATTAGTCTCTAAAAAAAAGAGAACAGTAAATAGAAAAATGATGATTTTATTTTTCATATTAAAAGATTCTTAGGCTTAGGCTAAGAATAACAATTAAATTTAAACATAATAGGGTGATATCATGATATAAACAATTACACCAGTTACCGCAACATAAAGCCATAACGGAAATGTAATTTTAGCTATTTTTTTATGCTTTGATATATTATTAGTTATAGCTCTTACATATGTTATTAATACAAATGGAATAACTACAATTGACAATAAAATATGGGTTAATAATATAAAATAGTACATGTACTTAACAAACCCTTCTCCTCCAAACTTAGTAGAATCGCTTGTCATATGATACAAAACGTACATTACCAAAAACAATACAGATAATACAATGGCAAACTTCATGAGCTTTTCATGAGCTTTTCTATTTCCTTTTTTAATTTGAATAACAGCCAAAATTAAAACCAATGCAGTTATTGCATTTATTGAAGCATAAATAGGTGGCAAAAAAATAGGAAGGTCAACATCTAACTTAACTCCAAATAAAATTGCAACCACAACGGGTATAGCAATTGATAATACTACTATTAATTTATTGTATTTTTTATCGTCTAAAATTTGTTCTGATTTACTCATTAAGCAATTTTTTAATATCTTCTTTTAATGCGCTTATTTCTTCTGGTGTTCCATCTTCATCAACTTTTTCTGCTTCTGAAACGATTCCTCTGTAATATATAATAGGATTTCCAAAATCATCTTTTCTAGAACGTATGAATCCATTCTTATCAACTAAAGCGAAATTACCTGAATGTTCAAAACCACCTGCAACATCATCTTCTTCGGCGGTATATAAATTAAAACCTTCATTTGATAATTTATAAATAGTGGCTTTATCTCCTGTCATTAAATGCCAGTTAGGATTAGTAACACCATATTGTTCTGCATATGCTTTAAGAATTTCTGGTGTGTCATAATCTGGATTTATGGTAAAAGATGCCACTCCAAAATTCTCAAAATCTTTAAATGTATTTTGAATTTGAATAAGGTTTGCATTCATTCGCGGGCAAATAGTTGGGCATGTTGTAAAAAAGAATTCTATAACATACACCTTACCTTCATAATCTTTATTGGTTATGGTTTTTCTATCTTGGTTTGTAAACGAAAATGCAGGCACCTTTTTAGGCTCTCCATTAATTTCAATAAAAGCTAAATCTGATTTCTTATTTTTTTTATCGTCTGCAAAATCGCTTCTGCTTTCATTTCTTATAACATCATCGTTAGATATTCTATCTACAATTTTAGGAATAAAAATGATTCCAAAAACAAGAACAATAAATGCTATACCTATATATGAATAATTAGTTTTCTTCATCTTGATTATTTAAATCGTTAGCTCTTCTAGTATCAGAATTAAACTCTCCCTTTCGTTTTTGCCTGTATTCTGTAAATAAAATTCGTAGGTCATCACTCATTTTATTTTTTATTTCAGATACTTCAATACAATCGTAAGCTTCTAAACCTATTTTTGGTTTGTTTTTTTCAATGTCCTTATCTGTTCTATCATCTATACGTCCACGCTGATTTAAGTCTTTATCTACTACAAACACATAATTTGTTGATAAATCTTCTTTTAAGTTTGTTTTACTTTTTAAACTATAAAACACACGTTGTATATCTTTTGGTTCACCAAACACAAAATGCCAAAACCTTAAATCTTCGTAAGAACTTATTTCTGTTTTAAGTTTTTCAGTTTCAGATTCTGTTCCTATTGGCATTAAAACTACAATTTGAAAACGTTTAAACCCTTTAAATTTATCATAGACTAATTCTTTTAAATTAGAAGCTGCAATAGTGTTTTCAATTGGATTGTTACCTAAAAAACCTAATACTGTAATGTGATCTTTTAAAATGATCTTATCATCTGTATTAGAAGTGAACTTATCTAAATCTATAACCGATTCATTAACAATATCAAGTGGTGTATAATTATGGGTTGCCGGATATAAAAACAATAAAAATGTAACAGGAAGAAAGAATAAAATTCCTAAAACTACATATCTACTTACTTTTTTATAATTCATAAAATTATGGCGCTTTTATTGTGAAATAACCATAGTGCAAAAATAAAAAAAGGCGGTTTAAAAACCGCCTTTATAACTCTTATTTAACTAAATAAATTAGTTAAAAATCTCTTTTTATAAATCCTGAAGAATAAACACTTTCTATATATCCTCCTTCTTGTAATAAAATGAATATTAAATATAGAATTAAGAAGATAGCAGTCCAAACCACCATACGTCTTAATGCTTTAACTTCATCTCTCATGTGCATAAAATCCCAAGTAATGTAATAAGCTTTTACAATAGTTAAGATTATGAAAATCCAGTTTAAAATTTTCATGCCTAAAAAATTAGCCATTAAAGATTCTGGTTTATATATACCTAATACAACTTCAATCGCTGTTACTATAGTTAAGAAAATTAAAACTCCCCAAATTTTTTGAGTGTTTGATTTAAATTTAATTAAACCTCTAAATATTTCTAATTTATGTGCGTCTGCCATTTTTTGTTATTATAAAAATTAAACTAGGTAGAAGAATGTAAATACAAATACCCAAACTAAATCTACAAAGTGCCAGTATAAACCAACTTTTTCAACCATTTCGTAGTTTTTGCGTCTTTCGTAAGTTCCTAAAATCACATTAAAGAAAATGATAATATTTATAACTACTCCAGAAAATACGTGAAACCCGTGGAAACCTGTTATAAAGAAAAAGAAATCTGCAAACAAAGGAGAACCATATTCATTAACATGTAAGTTAGCACCTTCTACAACCGCTTTTCCATTTTCTTTTATTTGTCTTAGAGATTCTGCTCTAGACAAAACTGTTTTTTGACCCTCTTCATTTAAAATTTGGGTTCTAACTAAAACATTTTCATGAGATTCTAAACCGTGTATAACCTCATCAACAGTATATGTTGGAAGTGTTCCTTCGCTTACAAACCATAAACCGTTTTTACGCTCATGCGCAGTTCTGTCTTTTTCGCCTGCTGTAACAAAATCTCTTAAAGCTACTCTATGTCCATCCGTATCAACAAATTGTAAAATGTTTCCACCTTTTGTTTGAATAGCACCATAATCACCTTTTATAAATGTTGCCCACTCCCAAGCTTGAGAACCAACGAATATTAAACCACCTATAATGGTTAAAAACATGTAAAGTGTAACTTTAGCTTTATTTAAATGATGACCTGCATCAACCGCAAGTACCATAGTTACAGACGACATAATAAGTATAAACGTCATAAAAGCCACATAAATCATTGGTAGCTCTTGACCGTGTAAAAACGGTACGTGTGTAAATACCTCATCGGCAATTGGCCATGAATCTATAAACTTAAATCTTGAAAATCCGTAGGCTGCTAAAAACCCAGAAAATGTTAAAGCATCTGAAACGATGAAAAACCACATCATCATTTTACCGTAACTTGCTTTTAGTGGTTGGTTACCACCTCCCCAAGTTTTTCCTTCTGTTCCAGTGTTTACAACTGTAGTACTCATATATAATGGTTGTTATTTAAAAGTGGGACAAAAATAATCAAATTATTTATCTAATGAAATATCAAACCCTAAATTATAGGGACTTTAAAAAAAAGTGTGTTTTGATGTTTGATAAGCTCTTATAAATTCTACAAAAATCATCTTACAAAATATAAAAACAAAAAGAGATATACCCACAGTATATCAATAAAGTGCCAGAAAGTTGCCGCCAGTTCGAAACCAAGCATTTTAGTGGCATTATATTTTTGTTTAAAATGATTATAAATTACGACCAATAAACAAATTAACCCAACAACTACGTGCAAAATATGCACAACAGCTATTAAATAAATGTAAGACATGGTTACATTACTAGTTGGACCCGTAAAATTATAGCCTAAATCTATGATTTGTTGAAAGCCTGAAAATTGATTTAAAATAAAAACAACGCCTAAAATAAGTGTTATGAATAACCAAAGTGATGTTGCTTTATTATTTCCTTTTTTTAATGCTTGTTTTGCTAAAATAAATGATACACTACTTAATACAATAACTACTGTACTTATTATAAAAGCATTTGGTAATACAAAATCTTTTAACCAATCTGGCCTGGAGCTACTTACCACAAAAGCACTTGTCCATCCTGCAAACGACATAATAAGTGAAATAATGCCAAACCAAAGCATCATCTTTTTTGCTCTACTATTTTTTTCTTCTTGAGTACCTTGAGTTAAATCCATGGTTATCTTAAAAATTTATCTATAACGTAAACAATTTGTACTAATGTAATATACGATACACTTACCAGCATTAATTGTCTAGCTGCTTTTTCAGTCATTAATTTAAATAATCGTATGGCATAATACAACATCCACAAACCTAAAGCAAAAACAATTATCGCAGCAATTATTGACAATTCCAATCGTCCTGTAAACCCAAAAACAGGAATAATAGACACCAGCATCGTCCAAATAGAGTACATTATGGTTTGTACTGCAGTTCCTTTATCTTGTTTTCCTGTTGGTAACATAAAAAATCCTGCTTTTTCATAATCGTTAAATAAAAACCAACCAATAGCCCAAAAGTGAGGAAATTGCCAAAAAAATTGTAACGCAAATAAAGTTCCTGGTTCAATACCAAAATTGTCTGTTGCTGCTACCCAACCTAACATAAATGGGATTGCTCCTGGAATAGCACCCACAAAAACAGCCAATGGTGTTTTTGTTTTTAATGGTGTGTAAACGCACGCATATAAAAAGATAGAAATAGCACCAAACATAGCTGTTTGCTTGTTAATGGTGTACAATATTATTATACCTAATAATGTAAAAACAGAAGCTATTATAAAAGCAGTTGTAACAGACATTCGTCCTGAAGGAACAGGCCTATTTTTGGTACGACTCATTAATGCATCTAAGTCTTTTTCTATAATTTGATTAAAAGCATTGGAAGCTCCTACCATAAAATATCCGCCAAAAGCCAGTAAGATTAACGTTTTAAAATCAACGGTGTCTACACCTAATAAATAACCAGCAATAGAAGAAAACACAACACTTAATGCTAATCGCATTTTGGTGATTTCTTTAAAATCTGAAATTACAGAAGGAGTTGTTAATGAAGATTTTGAGTTACTCAATATATTGTTTTCTTAATCGCTTTTAATAATGCGAGTGCAAAGATACACCATAAAACCATTTTGAGCAATGCTATCTGTATTTTTAATATCTTTATAAATGTTTTAATATTAGATACTTATGAAGACATTAAAATGTTTAACTTTTATTTTCTTTATTTCAATAACATTTTCTAATTATGCACAACGAAATTTTGATGATGTTATTATTGAAACCGTAAAACTTTCAGATAACGTTTATATGTTAGTCGGAAGTGGCGGTAATATTGGTGTTTCTACTGGTAATGATGGTGTTTTAGTTATCGACA containing:
- a CDS encoding efflux RND transporter periplasmic adaptor subunit, which encodes MNKTVKIILGIVVLILLVFVLKYFKDANSKEIEDFKVEEPFYTSINTKAVATGKLNPEEEIELKPQISGIVDKILVEEGDLVRKGDLIAKIRVVPNEQSLVSASSRISSAKLSFDNAKVLYDRNKKLFDKGVISIQDFENSELSYNQARETLNQAQNDYQIIKRGSISGGSSANTNIIAQISGTILEIPVREGDQVIQSNNFNAGTTIATIADMSLMIFEGKVDEAEVGKIQEGKDIKVILGAIGEKEFPAKLTFVAPKGQEENGAVQFTIKANVKIDSITNIRAGYSANAEIEIESKDSVLAIKEALLQYNRITEKPFVEIKLEDGKYEKKNVELGLSDGINIEITEGVKEGDKIKVWNKVSEEKDEEEND
- a CDS encoding ABC transporter permease, whose translation is MFRFLFDRDTWQEVYESITKNKLRTIITMIGVWWGILLLIGLLGAARGMENSFNRAFGDFATNSVFIWGQNTSKPFKGFQEGKAVTLKLTDTRKIESAVEGIEFVVPRNQSSGFVVNGELSGTFNVAGDLPLLDVVQKKDLLKGRFINQNDIDSKRKVAVISEDIYKQIFKKDVEPIGRLIKINSLNFTVIGVFEVSNFGGPQSDIHIPFDTFQQVYNQGDRIGWMMITGKPEYNIKQIEEDAKLLLKNLNKIHPDDNRALGSYNLGADFKKITGFLTGMQFLTWFVGIATLIAGIFAIGNILLITVKERTKEIGVRRALGATPFEIKRQIVVEAVFLTLVAGIFGIITGGWILIALDSAYGQGDDATLVNSSVSLLVVFIALLILVALGTLIGLIPAFKATSVKPIEALREE
- a CDS encoding ABC transporter permease → MFDLDTWREIIQSMNKNRTRSILSGFTVAFAIMLFTILIGIANGLENTFKDAFVDDANNGVFVRVGRTTKAHKGLQAGRRIQLKNEDIDFIKDEFDDKVQYITARLYRNVNASFRGEKNSYSLRAVHPDHQYLEKTKIKEGRYINQNDLKNNTKVVVIGRLVEEDLFKKTTAIGKYINLSGVQYKVVGTFTDDGGDNEERLMYMPISTAQQIYGNNDYIDQINLTYNPKLKLNQAIAFGFDLEKDLKKKFDVAPSDQRAIRVFNMAQQTKGVNQFTTVLSVIIFIIGLGTLIAGIVGISNIMIFIVKERTKEIGIRKALGAAPKSIVSIILIESIVITAIAGYLGLLIGVGILKWAEPVLVDYFIKDPGVSTSIVVVATIILVAAGALAGYLPAKKASKIKPIVALRND
- a CDS encoding ABC transporter ATP-binding protein, with translation MLKINQLHKSYPIGDSSLHVLKGIDLNVEEGEMVAIMGSSGSGKSTLLNIIGMLDEADSGEYILDGLPIKDLTEKKAAVYRNKFLGFIFQSFNLINYKNALENVALPLYYQGMKRKERQEKALFHLEKVGLADWAHHLPKELSGGQNQRVAIARALAANPKLLLADEPTGALDTTTSYEIMAFIQQLNDEGKTILMVTHEEDIANMCKRIVRLRDGVIMEDKKVNQVRAEQYV
- a CDS encoding DUF420 domain-containing protein, producing MSKSEQILDDKKYNKLIVVLSIAIPVVVAILFGVKLDVDLPIFLPPIYASINAITALVLILAVIQIKKGNRKAHEKLMKFAIVLSVLFLVMYVLYHMTSDSTKFGGEGFVKYMYYFILLTHILLSIVVIPFVLITYVRAITNNISKHKKIAKITFPLWLYVAVTGVIVYIMISPYYV
- a CDS encoding SCO family protein — protein: MKKTNYSYIGIAFIVLVFGIIFIPKIVDRISNDDVIRNESRSDFADDKKNKKSDLAFIEINGEPKKVPAFSFTNQDRKTITNKDYEGKVYVIEFFFTTCPTICPRMNANLIQIQNTFKDFENFGVASFTINPDYDTPEILKAYAEQYGVTNPNWHLMTGDKATIYKLSNEGFNLYTAEEDDVAGGFEHSGNFALVDKNGFIRSRKDDFGNPIIYYRGIVSEAEKVDEDGTPEEISALKEDIKKLLNE
- a CDS encoding cytochrome C oxidase subunit IV family protein is translated as MADAHKLEIFRGLIKFKSNTQKIWGVLIFLTIVTAIEVVLGIYKPESLMANFLGMKILNWIFIILTIVKAYYITWDFMHMRDEVKALRRMVVWTAIFLILYLIFILLQEGGYIESVYSSGFIKRDF
- a CDS encoding cytochrome c oxidase subunit 3, which produces MSTTVVNTGTEGKTWGGGNQPLKASYGKMMMWFFIVSDALTFSGFLAAYGFSRFKFIDSWPIADEVFTHVPFLHGQELPMIYVAFMTFILIMSSVTMVLAVDAGHHLNKAKVTLYMFLTIIGGLIFVGSQAWEWATFIKGDYGAIQTKGGNILQFVDTDGHRVALRDFVTAGEKDRTAHERKNGLWFVSEGTLPTYTVDEVIHGLESHENVLVRTQILNEEGQKTVLSRAESLRQIKENGKAVVEGANLHVNEYGSPLFADFFFFITGFHGFHVFSGVVINIIIFFNVILGTYERRKNYEMVEKVGLYWHFVDLVWVFVFTFFYLV
- a CDS encoding heme-copper oxidase subunit III; translated protein: MDLTQGTQEEKNSRAKKMMLWFGIISLIMSFAGWTSAFVVSSSRPDWLKDFVLPNAFIISTVVIVLSSVSFILAKQALKKGNNKATSLWLFITLILGVVFILNQFSGFQQIIDLGYNFTGPTSNVTMSYIYLIAVVHILHVVVGLICLLVVIYNHFKQKYNATKMLGFELAATFWHFIDILWVYLFLFLYFVR
- the cyoE gene encoding heme o synthase; protein product: MRLALSVVFSSIAGYLLGVDTVDFKTLILLAFGGYFMVGASNAFNQIIEKDLDALMSRTKNRPVPSGRMSVTTAFIIASVFTLLGIIILYTINKQTAMFGAISIFLYACVYTPLKTKTPLAVFVGAIPGAIPFMLGWVAATDNFGIEPGTLFALQFFWQFPHFWAIGWFLFNDYEKAGFFMLPTGKQDKGTAVQTIMYSIWTMLVSIIPVFGFTGRLELSIIAAIIVFALGLWMLYYAIRLFKLMTEKAARQLMLVSVSYITLVQIVYVIDKFLR